TTACAACACTTGATCCATTTTGGCATGTTAGTTTTTATGTTTGTTTCCGGCACGGAAATCAACCTCCGGTTTCTTCACAACAACCGACACAGCGTTGTACTCACAAGCGTGATGGGCATTGTCATTCCGTTCGGTCTGGGTGTGTCGCTGGCGTTGCTCGCGCCGGAATTTTCACAGGGAGCAAACCAAAGCCGTCCATGGATTTTCGCGCTCGTGTTAGGCACGGCGCTCTCTATCTCTGCCCTCCCCGTCATCCTGCGAATTCTCAAGGATCTTCATCTGCTCAAATCAAATATCGGCTTGACGATCATGCTTTCGGCCATGATCAACGACTTACTGGGATGGATCATCTTTACACTCGTCATTGATTTCGTTCAATCAACGGGCACGTTGATCTCGTCGCTCACATCGCTCGGTATGGTGATGATGTTTGCAGCCGTCATTTTTTATCTCGGACCACTTCTTGGAAACTTTTTATTTAACAATGAAACATTTGCGGTCACGCCAAAAATGGAAATCGCCATGTGCCTCTTGGCCGTCATCTTATTATCGAACATGGCGGAAATCGTAGGCATGCATGCCTTTTTTGCCGTTTTTCTGTTGGGTATTGTTTGGGCGCCCTTTTTCGAAGGCAAACACCAG
The nucleotide sequence above comes from Heliomicrobium undosum. Encoded proteins:
- a CDS encoding cation:proton antiporter, with amino-acid sequence LQHLIHFGMLVFMFVSGTEINLRFLHNNRHSVVLTSVMGIVIPFGLGVSLALLAPEFSQGANQSRPWIFALVLGTALSISALPVILRILKDLHLLKSNIGLTIMLSAMINDLLGWIIFTLVIDFVQSTGTLISSLTSLGMVMMFAAVIFYLGPLLGNFLFNNETFAVTPKMEIAMCLLAVILLSNMAEIVGMHAFFAVFLLGIVWAPFFEGKHQNSGALLHHLALNIFAPLYFVSIGLKANFFSNFIPFFVITITVLACCGKILGAGLGALLGGMKPQEALCIGIGMNARGAMEIVLASLALEHGLITEAVYVSLVVMALATSLITGPILKRVMLHTEQPPIVTFNG